The following proteins are encoded in a genomic region of Gimesia algae:
- a CDS encoding DMP19 family protein, with protein MTPADLLGEFSFKIYEPPLSEMREDCRIYDLSDPAAVLMLIIDFETEVSMNGINNFLGNSSGQYAHETVAALQTIGAQTQAILLQKILIVAANAGMTHDAIQADRSGLEEFSITSFQELHGDKWDAASHEIQEIEAVIDYTEMMSCAESYVERYSAQIHQALGISLD; from the coding sequence ATGACACCAGCAGACCTGCTTGGTGAGTTCTCGTTTAAGATTTACGAACCGCCGCTGTCTGAGATGCGCGAAGATTGCAGAATTTATGACCTGTCGGATCCGGCGGCGGTTCTGATGCTCATCATCGACTTTGAAACAGAGGTCTCCATGAATGGGATCAACAATTTTCTCGGGAATAGCAGTGGTCAGTATGCGCATGAAACCGTTGCTGCATTGCAGACGATCGGCGCACAGACTCAGGCGATCCTGCTCCAAAAAATTCTGATCGTAGCTGCCAATGCCGGCATGACGCATGATGCGATTCAGGCAGATCGGTCGGGTCTCGAGGAGTTTTCGATCACGAGCTTCCAAGAACTGCATGGTGACAAATGGGATGCCGCGTCACACGAAATCCAGGAGATCGAAGCGGTAATCGACTATACAGAGATGATGTCCTGTGCCGAGTCCTATGTTGAGCGTTACAGTGCACAGATTCATCAGGCGCTGGGCATCTCACTAGATTGA
- a CDS encoding carbon storage regulator yields MADDIVLTVVRIRGGKVKLGIECPRKIPIRRNEVPIETLVEPETLLALQFGKQEQIIL; encoded by the coding sequence ATTGCTGATGATATTGTATTGACGGTAGTCAGGATACGGGGAGGAAAAGTGAAATTGGGAATAGAATGTCCTCGCAAAATACCGATTCGTCGAAATGAGGTTCCAATAGAAACTTTAGTTGAACCTGAAACTTTGCTGGCACTGCAGTTCGGCAAGCAGGAACAGATAATTCTTTAG
- a CDS encoding PAS domain S-box protein, translating into MRDVQGLPILLVEADSESRAQIIQILSSDNYRIDSAETIAQMMDRDNWSDYFLIILEHELPDGRTDEFLPKLQQLAPNAELLVITSQSRIENMIIAFRNGIADYFVKPIDPALFRSSLKRILQNHTISNELRHIQAKLKAIMEAAIEGIVTINRRGLIRTFNPAAEKMFGYSASEIINKNVSLLTRLPTRKQYDQYLSDYLETGISDIVGARRELKGCRRDGTIFPIELSVTDLPQFGIFAGIIVDISERKRAEQKQKKLTRAIAIAGQQERRQLANLLHDQLQQLLVGVRIHLEIAKNDTPVEAIKQTLERADELLSQGIELTRSLTAELNPVALHEEGLATALEWLSHRMKARYNLTVTLDLDRRANPRNELIDIVLYECIRELLFNIVKHSQMTEAQVRMGLLSNQEIEIIVSDKGIGFDPQQFEHQISDVGGIGLSNIEFRLSLIQGKFWLESSNGQGTIARISAPLELEESNISDETS; encoded by the coding sequence ATGCGCGATGTACAGGGCTTGCCCATTTTACTGGTAGAAGCAGACTCGGAATCACGTGCACAGATTATACAGATCCTCTCGAGTGATAATTATCGTATTGATTCCGCGGAAACGATTGCTCAGATGATGGATCGAGATAACTGGTCCGACTATTTTCTAATCATTCTCGAACACGAACTGCCCGACGGAAGAACTGATGAGTTCCTCCCCAAGCTACAACAACTGGCCCCCAATGCAGAGTTATTGGTGATCACGTCGCAATCCAGAATTGAGAATATGATCATTGCATTTCGTAATGGGATTGCCGATTATTTTGTGAAACCCATTGATCCAGCTTTATTTCGATCATCCTTAAAACGGATTCTTCAAAATCATACCATCTCCAATGAATTACGTCACATACAGGCAAAACTCAAAGCCATCATGGAAGCAGCCATCGAGGGAATAGTGACAATCAACCGCAGAGGACTGATTAGAACTTTTAATCCGGCGGCTGAGAAAATGTTTGGCTATTCTGCGAGTGAAATTATCAATAAAAATGTCAGTTTACTCACTCGCCTTCCCACTCGGAAACAGTACGATCAGTACCTCTCCGACTATCTGGAAACGGGTATATCAGATATCGTGGGAGCCAGGCGTGAACTGAAAGGCTGCCGACGCGATGGAACAATCTTCCCGATTGAACTCTCAGTTACCGATCTGCCTCAATTCGGTATCTTTGCTGGTATTATAGTCGATATTAGCGAACGCAAACGGGCAGAACAAAAACAGAAAAAATTGACCAGAGCCATTGCAATCGCAGGACAACAAGAACGTCGTCAACTGGCGAATCTTCTGCACGATCAGCTGCAACAGTTGCTGGTCGGCGTTCGCATCCACCTGGAGATCGCAAAGAATGATACACCCGTTGAAGCCATCAAACAGACTCTGGAACGCGCGGATGAACTGCTGAGTCAAGGCATCGAACTTACACGGTCATTAACGGCGGAGTTAAATCCCGTAGCACTGCACGAGGAAGGACTGGCGACAGCATTGGAGTGGTTGTCCCATCGTATGAAAGCACGGTATAACTTAACCGTCACGTTGGATCTTGATCGCCGAGCCAATCCTCGAAATGAGTTGATAGACATCGTTTTATATGAATGTATCCGCGAGTTATTATTTAATATCGTCAAGCATTCTCAAATGACTGAGGCACAGGTCCGTATGGGTCTTCTTTCGAACCAGGAAATTGAAATCATCGTCTCTGATAAAGGAATCGGATTTGATCCCCAGCAGTTCGAACACCAGATCTCAGACGTCGGCGGAATCGGTCTCAGTAATATTGAATTTCGCTTATCACTCATTCAAGGAAAGTTTTGGCTGGAATCTTCGAATGGTCAAGGGACAATCGCACGTATTAGCGCCCCCCTTGAATTAGAAGAATCAAATATTTCTGATGAAACTTCCTGA
- a CDS encoding DUF434 domain-containing protein yields MPDQRQHRGAHPQDQSLFDTVSEPGLRQATCDFSWLLTRGYAPVSALKLVGDRYALNARQRTAVGRCACGEVEAGR; encoded by the coding sequence ATGCCTGACCAGCGTCAACATCGTGGTGCGCATCCGCAGGATCAAAGTTTGTTTGATACTGTTTCCGAGCCGGGACTGCGGCAGGCGACCTGTGACTTCAGCTGGCTGTTGACTCGCGGGTATGCGCCTGTTTCTGCACTCAAACTGGTGGGGGACCGGTATGCTTTGAATGCGCGGCAGAGAACCGCTGTGGGGCGTTGTGCCTGCGGTGAAGTGGAAGCTGGCCGA
- a CDS encoding ATP-binding cassette domain-containing protein, which yields MDDITASNNLEMLGKNLSQQVVLFDNVSKSFPASPRNTQALNSVSLSVSRGMVTGLIGPDGAGKTTLMRMAAGLLFPDTGKITVLGMETTLDALSLQAHI from the coding sequence ATGGATGACATAACAGCGAGTAACAACTTGGAAATGCTAGGCAAGAATCTCAGTCAGCAAGTAGTGCTCTTCGATAACGTCAGTAAAAGTTTCCCAGCTTCCCCTAGGAATACGCAGGCTCTCAACTCAGTGAGCTTGTCAGTTTCTCGAGGGATGGTGACTGGATTGATTGGCCCTGATGGAGCCGGAAAGACCACTCTCATGCGGATGGCCGCAGGATTGCTCTTTCCGGATACTGGCAAAATCACAGTGCTTGGAATGGAGACCACCCTCGATGCTTTGTCTCTCCAGGCCCACATCG
- a CDS encoding DUF5616 domain-containing protein has protein sequence HGSYRKVAETIPAIQILGELMAEWNVATCRWLLDQPVSNSGRLKTMLREISEQRGWNWEIDLVPDPDPVLSQTDQIVASADSQILNEAERWFNLARVAIETRIPDAWIVDLSRGGIEGMIRFFQSLFSRSLSLWNL, from the coding sequence TGCACGGCAGTTATCGCAAAGTGGCTGAGACGATCCCGGCGATCCAGATCCTGGGCGAACTGATGGCGGAATGGAACGTTGCCACCTGTCGCTGGCTGCTGGATCAACCGGTCTCCAACAGTGGGCGATTGAAGACGATGCTGCGGGAGATCAGTGAGCAGCGCGGCTGGAACTGGGAGATTGACCTGGTACCTGACCCCGATCCCGTGCTGAGTCAAACCGACCAGATCGTGGCTTCCGCTGACAGCCAGATTCTCAACGAGGCCGAACGCTGGTTCAACCTGGCACGGGTTGCTATCGAGACGCGGATACCCGATGCCTGGATTGTGGATTTGTCGCGGGGAGGGATTGAAGGAATGATACGATTCTTTCAGAGTTTATTTTCGCGCAGTCTTTCTCTCTGGAATTTGTGA
- a CDS encoding plasma-membrane proton-efflux P-type ATPase, with protein sequence MSNQLDFKELSADEVVEKLQVNPSTGLMTEQIGSRQQQYGFNEIPEKEETLLSRILKRFWGPIPWMIEIAGILSAAVGKWEDFGIIMILLLVNVVIDFRQEAKAISALKLLKEKLARLALVLRDGRWSEIPARELVPGDVIKLRIGNVIPADVTLIDGAYLQVDQSALTGESVPADKMTGDIAYANSVIKMGEMVAVVTGTGLNTFFGHTVELVAQAEKHEHSHLQKAVVNIGNYLILIAGVMVVLIIFVGLYRHDSLMEILRFSLVLTVASIPVALPAVLSVTMAVGAMRLAQHQAIVSRLVAIEELAGVDILCCDKTGTLTKNQMKLEEPALFNNFTRDDALFYAALASRVENNDPLESPIFQAVQHSHIQQRLSDCEQLDFTPFDPVRKRTEATIKFGEDSSRIVTKGAPQAVLALCDDAVVDETVIRQVEQFAHNGYRTLGIGVRSPDESTFHFVGLLPFYDPPRDDSAETIATAKRLGLDVKMITGDNLAIARQIAEILGIQGKIRNHTELSEERPTELLLIADVVTETLYGRLKPDATSDEVRAVAEEVVNRLEEQLRDVRPHNGFVRRHESEIVRLIEETGGFAQVFPEDKYQIVDRLQLNDHIVAMTGDGVNDAPALKKADAGIAVSGATDAARAAADIVLLLPGLSVIINAIEESRQIFGRMKSYAIFRIAETLRVILFMTLAITVFNFYPVTAIMIIILALLNDIPIMAIAYDNAKIEPHPVRWNMREVLTIASVLGLAGVASSFLLFFILEEMQFSRGLMQAILFLKLDVAGHSTIYVARTGERHFWERPFPSLKLLIPALSTRIVGTLIACYGIFMEPVGWKMTGYIYLYATVWFVFNDFLKVAVYRMLNRTKWLLVREHVHEIIK encoded by the coding sequence ATGTCAAACCAATTGGATTTCAAGGAGCTCTCTGCTGACGAAGTGGTTGAAAAGCTTCAGGTTAATCCATCTACGGGACTCATGACGGAGCAGATTGGATCGCGTCAGCAGCAATACGGATTCAACGAAATTCCTGAAAAAGAAGAAACTCTTCTCAGTCGCATTCTGAAGCGGTTCTGGGGACCAATTCCATGGATGATCGAGATCGCCGGGATCCTTTCAGCTGCTGTTGGCAAGTGGGAAGATTTTGGGATTATTATGATCCTGCTGTTGGTCAATGTTGTGATTGACTTCCGGCAGGAAGCAAAAGCGATCAGTGCATTGAAGCTGCTCAAAGAGAAGCTTGCTCGTTTGGCGCTCGTATTACGAGACGGGCGTTGGAGCGAAATTCCGGCACGCGAGCTTGTTCCCGGCGATGTCATCAAACTACGGATCGGCAACGTCATACCGGCGGACGTCACTCTGATTGATGGTGCGTATCTCCAGGTGGACCAGTCTGCGTTGACTGGTGAATCAGTACCGGCCGACAAAATGACGGGGGATATTGCCTACGCGAATTCAGTCATCAAGATGGGAGAGATGGTTGCAGTTGTTACCGGAACCGGTTTGAACACGTTTTTCGGACATACGGTTGAGTTGGTCGCTCAGGCTGAGAAACATGAACACAGCCACCTTCAGAAGGCAGTAGTCAACATCGGGAACTATCTTATTCTGATAGCCGGAGTGATGGTCGTGCTGATCATTTTTGTCGGGTTGTACCGACACGACTCACTAATGGAGATCCTACGTTTTTCACTCGTACTGACGGTTGCATCAATTCCAGTGGCATTGCCAGCTGTACTTTCGGTGACAATGGCCGTCGGAGCGATGCGGTTGGCGCAACACCAGGCGATTGTCAGCCGACTGGTGGCTATTGAGGAACTGGCGGGTGTCGACATTCTCTGTTGCGACAAAACCGGGACATTAACGAAGAACCAGATGAAACTGGAAGAGCCCGCTCTTTTCAACAACTTCACACGCGATGATGCGCTGTTTTATGCGGCACTCGCCAGCCGAGTAGAAAATAATGATCCATTGGAATCGCCAATCTTTCAGGCCGTGCAACATTCTCATATCCAGCAGCGTCTGTCTGATTGTGAACAATTAGATTTCACTCCTTTCGACCCGGTCAGAAAGCGGACAGAAGCCACGATTAAATTCGGAGAAGATAGCAGTCGTATTGTGACCAAGGGGGCTCCACAGGCTGTTCTTGCTCTGTGTGATGATGCGGTAGTTGATGAGACTGTCATCAGGCAAGTGGAGCAGTTTGCACATAATGGGTATCGCACGCTCGGTATTGGTGTCCGTTCACCAGATGAGTCCACATTCCACTTTGTTGGATTGCTGCCGTTTTATGACCCACCGCGGGACGATTCTGCTGAAACGATCGCTACTGCGAAACGATTGGGCCTCGATGTTAAAATGATTACCGGTGACAACCTTGCCATCGCACGTCAAATCGCCGAGATTCTTGGAATTCAGGGGAAAATCCGTAATCACACAGAACTCAGCGAAGAGAGACCAACCGAGTTATTGTTAATTGCCGATGTTGTGACTGAAACGCTCTATGGTCGGTTGAAGCCCGATGCAACATCTGACGAAGTGCGTGCTGTGGCCGAGGAAGTCGTAAATCGACTGGAAGAACAGTTGCGAGATGTCCGTCCGCACAATGGGTTCGTGCGACGTCATGAATCGGAGATCGTTCGGCTGATTGAAGAAACTGGCGGCTTCGCACAGGTATTTCCCGAAGACAAATATCAAATCGTTGATCGGCTGCAATTGAACGATCATATAGTGGCTATGACAGGTGACGGAGTTAACGACGCGCCAGCGCTAAAAAAGGCAGATGCTGGCATTGCAGTCTCCGGGGCGACCGATGCTGCCCGCGCTGCAGCGGATATCGTGCTATTACTTCCCGGTTTGTCAGTCATTATCAATGCAATAGAAGAATCCAGACAGATTTTCGGCCGAATGAAAAGCTATGCGATCTTCCGTATTGCAGAAACACTGCGTGTCATCCTATTTATGACGTTGGCCATCACAGTGTTCAACTTCTACCCCGTGACAGCTATCATGATCATCATCCTTGCGCTGTTAAACGACATCCCGATCATGGCGATTGCCTATGACAATGCAAAAATCGAACCACATCCCGTGCGGTGGAACATGCGTGAAGTTCTGACAATCGCCTCGGTCCTGGGGCTGGCCGGCGTTGCCTCGTCGTTCCTCTTATTTTTCATTCTAGAGGAAATGCAGTTTTCAAGGGGACTTATGCAGGCCATTCTGTTCCTCAAGCTCGATGTTGCCGGGCATTCCACAATCTATGTAGCCCGTACTGGCGAACGGCATTTCTGGGAGCGCCCCTTTCCCTCATTGAAACTATTAATCCCTGCGTTGTCCACGCGTATTGTTGGAACTTTGATTGCCTGTTACGGTATCTTTATGGAGCCAGTGGGCTGGAAGATGACAGGTTACATCTATCTATATGCAACAGTCTGGTTTGTCTTCAACGATTTTCTGAAAGTTGCTGTGTACCGAATGCTGAATCGTACTAAATGGCTGCTGGTCCGCGAGCACGTTCATGAGATAATAAAATGA
- a CDS encoding efflux RND transporter periplasmic adaptor subunit, producing the protein MKTIIRVIIIVTLAGGVAGGYWYWKARQHDTNDDTLVLYGNVDIRQVELAINGSERVGRILVEEGDFVEQKQLLAELELERFELQVARAKAQIEIQQQVVARLEAGTRPEELRQAEASLLSAKAEYDDADVTLKRVLALRAKKAVAQQEVDDVKSKRDSAAANVQLLQASLDLAKAGPRKEDIAEAKAELKGMEVELAQAKHDLKDASLYAPSRGIIQERILEVGDMASPQKPVFTFALVDPVWVRAYVSEPDLGKIHDGMKAVVVTDSFPGKEYEAWVGFISPTAEFTPKPVETAELRTKLVYQVRVFVKNPKSELRLGMPATVKIKLISQSPN; encoded by the coding sequence ATGAAAACAATCATTCGTGTCATAATCATCGTTACTCTTGCAGGTGGCGTAGCCGGTGGATATTGGTATTGGAAGGCACGTCAGCATGACACCAATGATGACACACTCGTGTTGTACGGAAATGTCGATATCCGTCAGGTGGAGTTGGCGATCAACGGTAGCGAGCGAGTCGGACGAATTCTTGTGGAAGAGGGCGATTTTGTCGAGCAAAAACAACTCCTGGCGGAATTGGAACTGGAACGATTTGAATTGCAAGTGGCGCGCGCGAAAGCTCAGATCGAGATCCAACAACAGGTCGTAGCCCGGCTCGAAGCAGGTACGCGACCAGAAGAACTTCGCCAGGCTGAAGCCTCGCTTTTATCAGCGAAGGCTGAATATGATGATGCAGATGTAACTTTGAAGCGAGTTCTGGCCTTAAGGGCAAAGAAAGCAGTCGCTCAGCAGGAAGTCGATGATGTGAAGTCAAAGCGTGACTCAGCAGCAGCGAACGTCCAGCTTCTGCAAGCATCCCTCGATCTGGCAAAGGCCGGGCCTCGCAAAGAAGACATTGCTGAAGCCAAAGCAGAGCTCAAAGGGATGGAAGTAGAACTTGCACAGGCAAAACACGATCTTAAAGATGCTTCACTCTATGCACCATCACGTGGAATTATACAAGAACGCATTCTGGAAGTCGGCGATATGGCTTCGCCACAAAAACCTGTCTTCACTTTTGCATTAGTTGATCCAGTGTGGGTGCGAGCATATGTATCTGAGCCGGACTTGGGAAAAATCCACGATGGGATGAAGGCTGTCGTTGTAACCGATAGTTTTCCTGGAAAAGAATATGAAGCGTGGGTCGGGTTTATCTCACCAACGGCAGAGTTCACCCCCAAGCCTGTCGAAACTGCTGAGCTGCGTACCAAGCTGGTATATCAAGTCCGCGTGTTTGTGAAGAATCCAAAAAGCGAACTTCGGCTTGGAATGCCAGCCACCGTCAAGATAAAACTTATCAGCCAGTCACCGAATTAG
- a CDS encoding HEAT repeat domain-containing protein: MTDEANQASSQSGSDNAQITEWIQLLGSTDSEERQTARRHLANTGEFAVPALITALGDSSEMLRWEAAKTLGEIRSPSAIPALIEMLKEDFGVKWVAGDALIALSETAVPPLLKALIHETGLIRDGACYVLHHLAGENDNLRETLRPVVEALKSLDSSLMVPVEAEKALSQLSEPGL; the protein is encoded by the coding sequence ATGACAGACGAAGCTAATCAAGCATCATCGCAATCTGGTTCCGATAATGCTCAAATTACTGAATGGATACAACTGCTTGGCAGTACAGACAGCGAGGAGCGACAAACTGCACGCCGTCATTTAGCCAATACGGGGGAATTTGCAGTTCCCGCGCTCATCACTGCCTTGGGCGACTCTTCCGAAATGCTCCGATGGGAAGCAGCGAAGACACTGGGTGAAATCCGATCCCCATCAGCGATCCCTGCTCTTATAGAAATGCTGAAAGAAGACTTTGGAGTTAAATGGGTGGCGGGTGACGCATTGATTGCGCTGAGTGAGACCGCAGTCCCACCGTTGCTGAAAGCATTAATCCACGAAACCGGATTGATCAGAGACGGCGCATGTTATGTTTTGCACCATTTAGCTGGCGAAAACGATAATCTTCGTGAGACACTGAGGCCTGTCGTTGAAGCCCTGAAGTCGCTGGACTCATCTCTTATGGTACCAGTTGAGGCTGAAAAAGCACTCTCGCAACTTTCAGAACCCGGATTATAA
- a CDS encoding magnesium transporter CorA family protein, giving the protein MKTEQIFQLMPERCLNRCKLTDVNSRHPQEATAPPCWINKDHRDTVSLQSLLESIGVHPLAIEACLDPTPASLLAVYGKSLFIALPIHTAWDTEERTFLWIICLPRIIITIHEADIPALQQIIERYSDGMRFHGENTSAILYQILDHVIDEDMMFTLKTRDVIDRLDQLLDDNFDKKLTEETLPLKRQLTRLAATFEDQLYCVSSLQTIDSESFSVSELHEYFRDAFLHLEHASRVIGRQLAHLSAIEHQYQLNLQDKTTDRLRLLTVTSTIFLPLTLITGIYGMNFQKMPELGWPYAYPAVVSLMLLLAVGMLWNFYRRGWFQ; this is encoded by the coding sequence ATGAAGACCGAGCAGATATTTCAACTCATGCCGGAACGTTGCTTAAATCGGTGCAAATTGACTGATGTCAACAGTCGACATCCTCAAGAAGCGACAGCGCCACCTTGTTGGATTAACAAGGACCATCGTGACACAGTGTCACTGCAATCGTTGCTTGAATCGATCGGCGTGCATCCGCTGGCAATTGAAGCGTGTTTGGATCCAACTCCCGCTTCTTTACTGGCCGTATATGGAAAGTCGCTCTTTATTGCCTTGCCAATCCACACGGCATGGGATACTGAAGAACGCACATTTTTATGGATTATTTGCCTACCTCGAATCATCATCACAATACACGAGGCCGATATCCCCGCGTTGCAGCAAATCATCGAACGCTATAGTGACGGCATGCGTTTTCACGGCGAAAACACGTCGGCAATTCTGTACCAGATTCTCGATCATGTGATTGACGAAGATATGATGTTCACGTTAAAAACGCGTGATGTCATCGACCGGCTGGATCAGTTACTCGATGACAATTTCGACAAGAAGTTGACAGAAGAAACTCTCCCGTTGAAACGCCAATTGACACGGCTAGCAGCTACATTCGAAGATCAACTGTACTGCGTCAGTTCGTTGCAAACGATCGACTCCGAATCGTTCAGCGTTTCAGAATTGCACGAATACTTTCGCGATGCATTCTTGCATTTGGAACATGCATCCCGTGTGATTGGTCGGCAGCTCGCTCACCTGAGTGCGATCGAACATCAATATCAACTCAATCTGCAGGATAAGACGACCGACCGGTTACGACTGCTAACTGTGACCTCAACAATTTTTTTACCATTGACATTGATTACCGGTATTTACGGCATGAATTTTCAGAAGATGCCTGAACTCGGTTGGCCCTATGCCTACCCTGCGGTAGTGAGCCTGATGTTACTGC
- a CDS encoding acetate/propionate family kinase, producing the protein MKLSNARILTINGGSSSIKFALFEPGHSLQRILEGGIDRIGLADATLRVKVSNQADSISQPLSAPDYMAAVETLMDWIEEYCGGESLTAMGHRIVHGGPNYRDPRRITADIIEELHRLSPFAPEHLPEEILLIEAIQRRFPDLPQVACFDTAFHHELPRVARVLPIPRRYEAQGVRKYGFHGLSYTFLMQELARLDGPKAAQGRVILAHLGNGASLAAVHRGKPVDTSMSFTPTAGVPMSTRSGDIDPGLAWYLARTEGLDAKQFNEMVNFKSGLLGVSETSSDIRDLLELETQDVRAAEAVALFCYHVKKWIGAFAAALGGLDTLVFAGGIGENSPLIRKRICEGLGFLGIELNETYNAENTLLISPDTTRVAVRVIRTNEEQVIGETVCHVLGLS; encoded by the coding sequence ATGAAACTATCTAACGCACGCATCCTGACGATCAATGGCGGCTCGTCGAGTATCAAGTTTGCGTTGTTCGAGCCTGGTCACTCGCTCCAACGCATTCTGGAGGGAGGAATTGATCGGATTGGACTAGCGGATGCCACTCTGCGTGTGAAAGTCTCGAATCAGGCGGACTCCATTTCGCAGCCATTATCGGCGCCAGATTACATGGCCGCGGTGGAGACTCTGATGGACTGGATCGAGGAATACTGCGGGGGCGAATCTTTGACCGCGATGGGACATCGCATCGTGCATGGCGGGCCGAACTATCGTGATCCGCGGCGTATCACTGCGGACATAATTGAGGAACTGCACCGGCTCAGTCCCTTCGCTCCCGAACATCTGCCGGAAGAGATTCTGTTGATTGAGGCAATTCAGCGTCGATTTCCCGATCTTCCCCAGGTGGCATGTTTCGACACGGCTTTTCACCATGAGTTACCACGCGTGGCCCGGGTGTTGCCGATCCCCCGACGCTATGAAGCCCAGGGAGTACGGAAGTACGGCTTTCATGGATTGTCCTATACGTTTCTCATGCAGGAGTTGGCTCGTCTGGACGGACCGAAAGCGGCACAAGGTCGAGTGATACTTGCGCACCTCGGCAATGGAGCCAGTTTGGCGGCGGTGCATCGCGGCAAACCCGTGGACACGAGCATGAGTTTCACTCCGACTGCAGGCGTGCCGATGAGTACTCGTTCCGGTGACATCGATCCCGGACTTGCTTGGTATCTAGCACGCACTGAGGGTCTCGATGCAAAGCAATTCAACGAGATGGTCAATTTTAAGTCCGGTTTGCTCGGCGTGTCGGAAACCAGTTCTGACATACGTGACTTGCTCGAACTTGAAACGCAGGACGTGCGGGCGGCTGAGGCGGTCGCGCTGTTTTGCTACCATGTCAAGAAATGGATCGGCGCATTTGCGGCAGCCTTGGGGGGATTGGACACATTGGTATTTGCTGGGGGAATCGGCGAAAATTCGCCACTGATTCGAAAGCGGATCTGCGAAGGACTCGGTTTTCTCGGTATCGAATTAAATGAAACGTACAATGCGGAAAATACGCTGCTGATTTCGCCGGACACAACCCGTGTCGCAGTGCGAGTCATTCGCACAAATGAAGAACAGGTGATCGGCGAGACGGTTTGCCACGTTCTAGGTCTTAGTTGA